A single Blastopirellula retiformator DNA region contains:
- a CDS encoding sensor histidine kinase, with amino-acid sequence MSYRSLKRVLGETNLERKCRFLFGTCLLLLIMGSFTWYGQQTEQLVHEKNEATGRLLVDAVLLKIHWQSNEKTSQPGYDAYVAETGLDLEYITYRWEILVRDPEAQKLARTLNKEERIGLPANEKEYQILAELQYEQETRDKEILEKFLATPELETKVVDEEWVKFKPQNDNKNLVEYSPVSRSSYNDNSKKYVYYQPIYWKHSCKTCHYNDIAAAFPAGAPAIDDKLPFTVVKITKDDDVTQVALNKNFAFLVATGIITVALSMAALYLIVKYVIVKPLNHLREVSEEVTNGNTSVRADIRTNDEFEDLASSFNKMLRHLIDAQNQLHLANDDLDNKVDELARVNVQLYEMNRVKSDFLANMSHELRTPLNSILGFSDVLSGIDSLNDKQKRYVQNIQKSGRLLLDMINDILDLAKIESGRMEVRPSEFSVAAVVRANCDMVRSLAEEKNLDLDCDVQDGGEPMFQDQTKLQQILTNLLSNAIKFTPEGGRITVRVSREEDEMILAVTDTGVGIAEEDREVIFEKFRQGAVSPRNDSLTREFSGTGLGLSIVMEICKLLDGSVDLESQLGSGSTFTIRIPWIADEGPDLSQSTFRSKLNDLSKSSGEFPRIPGPNANNGGSSNAASPSQRSLT; translated from the coding sequence ATGTCCTACCGCTCGCTAAAACGCGTTCTCGGCGAAACGAACCTGGAGCGGAAGTGCCGCTTCTTGTTCGGGACCTGCTTGCTGCTGTTGATCATGGGAAGTTTCACCTGGTACGGTCAGCAGACCGAACAGCTGGTGCACGAGAAGAACGAAGCGACCGGGCGTCTGTTGGTCGATGCGGTGCTGCTGAAGATCCACTGGCAAAGCAACGAAAAGACGTCGCAGCCAGGTTACGACGCGTACGTCGCCGAGACGGGACTCGACCTGGAATACATCACGTACAGGTGGGAAATCCTGGTTCGCGACCCGGAGGCGCAAAAACTGGCCCGCACGCTCAACAAAGAAGAGCGCATCGGACTGCCGGCCAACGAAAAGGAGTACCAGATCCTGGCCGAGTTGCAGTACGAGCAGGAGACCCGCGACAAAGAGATTCTGGAGAAGTTCTTAGCGACTCCAGAGCTCGAGACCAAAGTGGTCGACGAAGAGTGGGTCAAGTTCAAGCCGCAAAACGACAATAAGAATCTGGTTGAATACTCGCCCGTCTCTCGCTCATCGTACAACGACAACAGTAAGAAGTACGTTTACTACCAGCCGATCTACTGGAAGCATTCGTGCAAGACGTGCCACTACAACGACATCGCCGCCGCCTTCCCGGCCGGCGCCCCCGCGATTGACGACAAGCTGCCGTTCACGGTCGTCAAAATCACCAAGGATGACGACGTCACGCAGGTGGCGCTCAACAAGAACTTCGCCTTCCTGGTGGCGACCGGCATCATCACTGTGGCGCTCTCGATGGCGGCGCTCTACTTGATCGTCAAATACGTAATCGTCAAACCGCTCAACCATCTGCGTGAGGTGAGCGAAGAGGTGACCAACGGCAATACGTCAGTCCGGGCCGACATCCGCACCAACGACGAGTTTGAAGATCTCGCCTCGTCGTTCAACAAGATGTTGCGTCACTTGATCGATGCGCAAAATCAATTGCACCTGGCCAACGATGACCTCGACAACAAGGTCGACGAACTGGCCCGCGTCAACGTGCAGCTCTACGAAATGAACCGCGTCAAGAGCGACTTCCTGGCCAACATGAGCCATGAGTTGCGAACCCCGCTCAACAGCATCCTCGGCTTCTCCGACGTGCTCAGCGGCATCGACAGCTTGAACGACAAGCAAAAGCGGTACGTCCAAAACATCCAGAAGTCGGGCCGCTTGCTGCTCGACATGATCAACGACATCCTCGACCTCGCGAAGATCGAGAGCGGTCGGATGGAAGTCCGCCCCAGCGAGTTCTCGGTCGCTGCGGTCGTGCGGGCCAACTGCGATATGGTTCGCTCCCTGGCCGAAGAGAAAAACCTCGATCTCGACTGCGATGTGCAGGACGGGGGCGAGCCGATGTTCCAAGACCAGACCAAACTGCAGCAGATCTTGACCAACCTGCTGTCGAACGCGATCAAGTTTACGCCGGAAGGGGGACGCATCACGGTCCGCGTTTCTCGTGAAGAGGACGAGATGATCCTCGCGGTCACCGACACCGGCGTCGGCATTGCCGAAGAAGATCGCGAAGTTATCTTTGAAAAGTTCCGTCAAGGCGCCGTTTCGCCGCGGAACGATTCGCTGACGCGCGAGTTCTCTGGCACCGGTCTCGGTCTGTCGATCGTGATGGAAATCTGCAAACTGCTCGATGGTTCGGTCGACCTTGAGAGCCAGCTGGGCTCCGGCAGCACCTTCACGATCCGCATTCCGTGGATCGCCGACGAAGGGCCCGACCTTTCGCAATCGACGTTTCGCAGTAAGCTTAACGATCTGAGCAAGTCGAGCGGCGAATTCCCTCGGATCCCCGGTCCGAACGCGAACAACGGCGGCTCGTCCAACGCCGCTTCGCCCTCGCAGCGCAGCTTGACGTAG
- the rnhA gene encoding ribonuclease HI, with product MPFEPEIALYTDGACSGNPGPGGWAFILRHLASNKEMEGSGGEEVSTNNRMELQAVIEGLGTLTRPCRVELFTDSVYVGKGMTEWMPKWKQNNWRRKEGKSWKPVKNEELWRRLDELLLTHQVKYTRVAGHSGHPENERCDELAVEASQKYK from the coding sequence ATGCCGTTCGAACCAGAAATCGCCCTCTACACCGATGGCGCCTGCAGCGGAAACCCCGGTCCCGGCGGCTGGGCCTTTATCCTGCGTCATTTGGCCAGCAACAAAGAGATGGAAGGCTCTGGCGGCGAAGAGGTTTCGACCAACAACCGGATGGAGCTGCAGGCAGTGATCGAAGGGCTCGGCACGCTGACCCGACCTTGCCGCGTCGAGCTGTTCACCGACAGCGTCTACGTCGGCAAAGGGATGACCGAGTGGATGCCGAAGTGGAAGCAAAACAACTGGCGCCGCAAAGAAGGCAAATCGTGGAAGCCGGTGAAGAACGAAGAGCTATGGCGCCGCCTTGACGAACTGCTGCTGACCCACCAGGTGAAATACACCCGCGTCGCCGGCCACAGCGGCCATCCCGAAAACGAACGCTGTGACGAACTGGCGGTCGAAGCGAGCCAGAAGTACAAGTAA
- the recG gene encoding ATP-dependent DNA helicase RecG, which produces MSTPSANPSLERLRTPVQYLKGVGPHRAEKLARLNIFTALDLLFFFPRDYQDVRDVIPIAQLVEDEPASIIGIVEEVTLRNTGPGRSILGVLIRSDDQYLRAVWFNQPFLRRRFNEGTRVLLSGKPTMNGLRWEMAHPIADVLEEAQEEIGGKILPIYPLTEGIRQGAMRRLVHLTVEEYRKEIEEVLPQSFLDEHGLMPVHHAIQQIHSPDDHESKAAAQRRFIYQELLVLQLALAVRRYQLTASRHSLPIPIDGRIDDRIRRLIPFELTEAQNQAVAEVTQDLARDVPMNRMLQGDVGSGKTIVALYAMLAAVAAGSQAAMMAPTEVLARQHARTLGKLLAQAQVKVGLLTGTLTDRQRRELLAEVASGEVQLLIGTQAMIASQIEFKQLGLVVIDEQHKFGVRQRGLLRSAGLDPHYLVMTATPIPRTIAMSLFGDLDVSSIREAPPGRQPVHTYIGAEEEREKWWEFFRKKLREGRQGYVVAPLVDESSTGDSASAEQLMESLSNGELEEFRLRLLHGRMSAEEKEETMRLFNDGEIQTLVSTSVIEVGVDVPNAVVMTIEGGERFGLAQLHQLRGRISRGSHAGFLCIFADPKSDQSRERLEALAKSTDGFELAELDFRLRGPGDLFGFKQHGMPPLRIADLQRDAELLEKARTDARSIIAADPALADAKWEKLRRMVFIRYGKSLEIGDLA; this is translated from the coding sequence ATGTCGACTCCCAGCGCCAACCCGTCGCTTGAACGCCTGCGTACTCCCGTTCAATACCTGAAGGGAGTCGGGCCGCATCGCGCCGAGAAGTTGGCTCGGCTCAACATTTTCACAGCGCTCGATCTCCTCTTCTTCTTTCCCCGCGATTACCAAGACGTCCGCGACGTCATCCCGATCGCCCAATTGGTCGAAGACGAACCGGCCAGCATCATCGGGATTGTGGAAGAGGTGACCCTCCGCAACACCGGGCCAGGGCGTTCGATACTGGGCGTTTTGATCCGCAGCGACGATCAATACCTGCGGGCGGTCTGGTTCAACCAACCTTTCCTGCGGCGGCGATTTAATGAAGGAACCCGCGTGCTCCTCTCGGGCAAGCCGACCATGAACGGGCTCCGCTGGGAGATGGCCCACCCGATCGCCGACGTACTGGAAGAAGCGCAAGAAGAGATCGGCGGCAAGATCTTGCCGATCTACCCGCTAACCGAGGGAATCCGCCAAGGCGCGATGCGGCGACTGGTCCACCTGACGGTCGAAGAGTATCGCAAAGAGATCGAAGAGGTCCTGCCGCAGTCGTTTCTCGACGAGCATGGCCTGATGCCGGTCCATCATGCGATCCAGCAGATCCATTCCCCCGATGATCACGAGTCGAAAGCGGCGGCTCAGCGGCGGTTCATCTACCAAGAGCTGTTGGTGCTGCAATTGGCACTGGCAGTCCGGCGCTACCAATTGACCGCCAGCCGGCATTCGCTGCCGATTCCGATCGACGGCCGTATCGACGACCGCATCCGCCGTCTGATCCCCTTTGAACTGACCGAGGCCCAAAACCAGGCGGTCGCCGAAGTGACCCAAGACCTCGCTCGCGACGTCCCGATGAACCGGATGCTGCAAGGAGACGTCGGCTCGGGCAAGACGATCGTCGCCCTCTACGCGATGCTGGCCGCGGTCGCCGCCGGATCACAAGCGGCGATGATGGCGCCGACCGAAGTGCTGGCTCGTCAGCATGCCAGGACGCTGGGCAAGTTGCTCGCCCAGGCGCAGGTCAAAGTCGGCCTGTTAACCGGCACCCTGACCGACCGTCAGCGTCGTGAACTGCTGGCCGAAGTCGCCTCCGGCGAAGTGCAGCTATTGATCGGCACCCAGGCAATGATCGCCAGTCAAATCGAATTCAAACAGCTGGGGCTGGTCGTGATCGACGAGCAGCACAAGTTTGGGGTTCGTCAGCGAGGATTGTTGCGCAGCGCCGGGCTCGATCCGCATTATCTGGTGATGACGGCGACGCCGATCCCGCGGACGATTGCGATGTCGCTGTTTGGCGATCTCGACGTCTCCTCGATTCGCGAAGCTCCGCCAGGCCGCCAGCCGGTCCATACCTATATCGGCGCCGAGGAAGAACGGGAAAAATGGTGGGAGTTCTTTCGCAAGAAACTACGTGAAGGACGCCAAGGCTACGTCGTTGCGCCGCTGGTCGATGAGTCTTCGACCGGCGATAGCGCCAGCGCCGAGCAGTTGATGGAGTCGCTTTCCAACGGCGAGCTGGAAGAGTTTCGACTGCGCCTGCTGCATGGCCGGATGAGCGCCGAAGAGAAAGAAGAGACGATGCGTCTGTTCAATGACGGCGAGATCCAGACGCTCGTTTCGACGTCGGTGATCGAAGTCGGCGTTGACGTTCCCAATGCGGTCGTCATGACGATCGAAGGGGGCGAACGCTTTGGTCTGGCGCAGCTGCACCAATTGCGTGGTCGCATCAGCCGCGGCAGTCACGCTGGGTTCCTCTGCATCTTTGCGGATCCCAAGTCGGATCAATCGCGTGAACGACTCGAGGCGCTCGCCAAGTCGACCGATGGCTTTGAATTGGCCGAGCTCGACTTTCGACTTCGCGGGCCAGGCGACCTGTTTGGCTTCAAGCAGCATGGGATGCCGCCGCTACGGATCGCCGACCTGCAGCGCGACGCCGAACTACTGGAAAAGGCCCGAACCGATGCCCGGTCGATCATCGCCGCTGATCCGGCCCTGGCCGACGCCAAGTGGGAAAAATTGCGGCGAATGGTTTTCATTCGGTACGGAAAATCGTTAGAGATCGGCGATCTGGCCTAA
- a CDS encoding alpha/beta hydrolase: MRLLSLASLALALLVSASSFAAEYQTDKDIPYREGETLTEYQKERCKVDVYYPANEKGFATVVWFHGGGLTGGSKSVPKELKNQGFAVVAVNYRLSPKVKSPAYIEDAAAAIAWTFRNIEKFGGDPKKIFVSGYSAGGYLTGIVGLDKRWLAAHEIDADQLAGVAPLSGQMFTHFTIRSESGIDRNTPIINELAPAYYPRKDTPPFMLVTGDRELDMLGRYEENAYLWRMMTGLGNKQAELHEVGGFNHGTAVPPACQLLVEFVKKHAAAN; the protein is encoded by the coding sequence ATGCGACTTCTGTCCCTCGCTTCGCTTGCTTTGGCGCTGCTCGTTTCCGCTTCGTCTTTCGCCGCCGAATATCAAACCGACAAAGATATTCCGTATCGCGAAGGAGAGACGCTCACCGAGTATCAAAAGGAGCGGTGCAAGGTCGACGTCTACTACCCGGCCAACGAGAAAGGGTTTGCGACGGTCGTCTGGTTTCATGGCGGCGGACTGACCGGCGGCAGCAAGTCGGTGCCGAAGGAGCTGAAAAACCAAGGGTTCGCCGTGGTGGCGGTCAACTATCGGTTGTCCCCCAAGGTGAAGTCCCCGGCCTACATCGAAGACGCCGCTGCGGCGATCGCCTGGACGTTTCGCAACATTGAAAAGTTTGGGGGCGACCCAAAAAAGATCTTTGTCAGCGGCTACTCGGCCGGCGGCTATCTGACCGGCATCGTCGGCCTCGACAAGCGTTGGCTGGCCGCCCATGAAATCGACGCCGATCAACTGGCAGGCGTTGCGCCGCTCAGCGGGCAGATGTTCACCCATTTCACCATTCGCAGCGAAAGCGGCATCGATCGCAACACGCCGATCATCAACGAACTGGCGCCTGCTTACTATCCCCGCAAAGATACGCCGCCGTTTATGCTGGTCACCGGCGATCGCGAGCTGGACATGCTCGGCCGGTACGAAGAGAACGCCTATCTGTGGCGGATGATGACCGGGCTAGGAAACAAGCAGGCGGAATTGCATGAGGTGGGTGGTTTTAATCACGGCACTGCGGTTCCGCCGGCATGTCAATTGTTGGTCGAGTTCGTTAAGAAGCACGCGGCCGCCAACTAG
- the mqnE gene encoding aminofutalosine synthase MqnE, which produces MAGGISLDTIANKVENGDRLSLDEGVYLYQDDVPLNEVAALANLVRERKNGNFGYYNINTHLNATNICVYRCNFCAFRADLREPRGYVMSDEQIVARGQEAVDNGCTEMHIVGGLHHQKKYEWYVNCLRILHDAFPTLHLKGWTAVEINWFEFLTKKPVEEVLTDLLDAGLGSMPGGGAEIFHREVRDQICEHKANSNKWFEVHGTAHKLGIKTNATMLYGHIENAFHRIDHLIRLREQQDLTGGFQTFIPLAFHPDNTKLAAMRNLKKPSVLMDLRTMAISRLMLDNFDHIKAYWIMLGIETAQTALAYGADDIDGTVRHELIYHDAGATTPEVLSVEDIRRLISETGREPVERDTLYRRVERDPANPSAWSVGEQVAVGG; this is translated from the coding sequence ATGGCTGGTGGAATTTCGCTCGATACGATTGCTAACAAAGTGGAAAACGGCGATCGGCTGTCGCTGGACGAAGGGGTCTACCTCTATCAGGACGACGTGCCGCTGAACGAAGTGGCGGCGCTGGCCAACTTGGTCCGCGAGCGGAAGAACGGAAACTTCGGCTACTACAACATCAACACCCATCTCAACGCGACCAACATCTGCGTCTATCGCTGCAACTTTTGCGCGTTCCGGGCTGACCTGCGAGAGCCGCGCGGCTACGTGATGAGCGACGAGCAGATTGTCGCTCGCGGTCAGGAAGCGGTCGACAACGGCTGCACCGAGATGCACATCGTCGGCGGTCTGCATCACCAGAAGAAATACGAGTGGTACGTCAACTGTCTGAGGATTTTGCACGACGCCTTTCCGACGCTGCACCTGAAGGGCTGGACCGCGGTCGAGATCAACTGGTTCGAGTTCCTGACCAAAAAGCCGGTCGAGGAAGTGCTGACCGATTTGCTCGACGCTGGTTTGGGCAGTATGCCTGGCGGCGGCGCCGAGATCTTCCACCGCGAAGTTCGCGATCAGATCTGCGAGCACAAAGCGAACTCGAACAAATGGTTTGAAGTGCACGGCACGGCGCACAAGCTGGGCATCAAGACCAACGCCACGATGCTGTACGGCCACATCGAAAACGCGTTCCATCGGATCGACCACCTGATTCGTTTGCGTGAGCAGCAGGATCTGACCGGCGGGTTCCAGACGTTCATTCCGCTGGCGTTCCATCCTGACAACACCAAGTTGGCGGCGATGCGCAACTTGAAGAAGCCGTCGGTCTTGATGGACCTGCGAACGATGGCGATCTCGCGGCTGATGCTCGATAACTTCGATCACATCAAGGCGTACTGGATCATGCTCGGCATCGAGACCGCGCAGACGGCGCTCGCTTACGGCGCCGACGACATCGATGGTACCGTTCGTCACGAACTGATCTACCACGACGCTGGCGCGACCACGCCGGAAGTGCTGTCGGTCGAAGATATTCGCCGCCTGATCAGCGAAACGGGACGCGAACCGGTCGAACGCGATACCCTGTATCGCCGCGTCGAACGCGACCCCGCCAATCCGTCCGCCTGGTCGGTCGGCGAACAAGTCGCCGTTGGCGGCTAG
- the bioA gene encoding adenosylmethionine--8-amino-7-oxononanoate transaminase → MNLTPEELRHWDRKAHWHSFTQMSEYEPLIIERGEGCMLYDIDGNGYLDGVSSLWCNTFGHRHPKLDAAIRDQLDKVAHVTNLGCSSVPAIELTKRIVELTPGDLDHVFYACDGSSAVEVALKMAFQYWQQREDPRPKKTSYIAFHEAYHGDTLGSVSVGGVEMFHDMFRPLLFSVHRLPSPDRDHLPDGVTAGTACQYYLDQLEAVLKEHHETLAAVVIEPLVQGAAGMLVQPKGYLRGLRELTNKYDVLLIFDEIAVGMGRTGTMFACEQEEVTPDFLCLGKGLTGGYLPLSVTVATTKIWDAFLGTYGELKTFFHGHTFSGNPLLCATALATLDVFEEEKILEQLPAKIAHLEKRLAELVDHPHVASVRQCGLIVGVELIADKETGQEYPWTERRGWRACRHATQNGVWLRPLGNVVVIMPPLSITLEEIDRIVDAAKAGIDAAVAPCGE, encoded by the coding sequence ATGAATTTAACTCCTGAAGAGCTGCGTCATTGGGACCGTAAAGCCCACTGGCATTCGTTCACGCAAATGTCCGAGTACGAGCCGCTGATCATCGAGCGCGGCGAAGGCTGCATGCTGTACGACATCGACGGCAACGGCTATCTCGACGGCGTCAGCAGTCTCTGGTGCAACACCTTCGGCCACCGCCATCCAAAGCTCGACGCGGCGATTCGCGATCAGCTCGATAAGGTCGCCCATGTCACCAATCTCGGCTGCTCCAGCGTCCCAGCGATCGAACTGACCAAGCGGATCGTAGAGTTGACGCCCGGCGACCTGGATCACGTCTTCTACGCGTGCGACGGTTCGTCGGCGGTCGAAGTGGCGCTGAAGATGGCGTTTCAGTATTGGCAACAGCGAGAAGACCCGCGGCCGAAAAAGACCAGCTACATCGCGTTTCACGAGGCGTATCATGGCGACACGCTCGGCAGTGTCAGTGTGGGCGGCGTCGAGATGTTCCACGACATGTTCCGCCCCCTGCTCTTCTCGGTCCATCGCTTGCCGTCGCCCGATCGTGATCATTTGCCCGATGGCGTGACGGCTGGGACTGCCTGCCAGTATTACCTGGATCAGTTGGAAGCGGTTCTCAAAGAGCATCACGAGACGCTTGCCGCGGTGGTGATCGAGCCGCTCGTGCAAGGCGCCGCCGGCATGCTGGTGCAGCCGAAAGGCTATCTTCGCGGTCTGCGCGAGCTGACGAACAAGTACGACGTGCTGCTGATCTTTGACGAGATCGCCGTTGGCATGGGGCGAACCGGCACGATGTTCGCTTGCGAGCAGGAAGAGGTGACGCCTGACTTTTTGTGTCTGGGCAAAGGGCTGACCGGCGGCTATCTGCCGCTGAGCGTCACCGTGGCGACCACCAAGATCTGGGACGCCTTTCTGGGGACCTACGGCGAACTGAAGACCTTCTTTCACGGGCATACCTTTAGTGGCAATCCCCTGCTCTGCGCGACGGCGCTGGCGACGCTCGATGTGTTTGAAGAGGAGAAAATTCTCGAGCAGCTGCCGGCCAAGATCGCTCATCTCGAAAAACGACTGGCCGAACTGGTTGACCACCCGCACGTCGCCTCGGTGCGGCAATGCGGCCTGATCGTGGGGGTCGAGCTGATCGCCGACAAGGAAACGGGCCAGGAATATCCGTGGACCGAACGCCGCGGCTGGCGAGCCTGTCGGCATGCGACCCAAAATGGGGTCTGGCTCCGTCCGCTGGGCAATGTGGTGGTTATCATGCCTCCCCTGTCGATCACGCTGGAGGAGATCGACAGGATTGTGGATGCCGCGAAAGCGGGGATTGATGCGGCGGTCGCCCCTTGCGGGGAGTGA
- a CDS encoding SAM-dependent chlorinase/fluorinase has protein sequence MAAKLVGSITAISESGDLISDISHDQLADAPCDEGTTITCDEHRTLGIYPADHQQPEMTYVAVLGLSGFLELCIVGESAAMFLGIRPGAKVEISW, from the coding sequence GTGGCGGCGAAACTAGTCGGCAGCATCACCGCAATTTCGGAATCGGGCGACCTCATTAGCGATATTTCGCACGACCAGCTCGCCGATGCGCCGTGTGACGAAGGGACGACGATCACCTGCGACGAGCATCGAACGCTGGGGATCTATCCGGCCGACCATCAACAGCCCGAGATGACCTACGTGGCGGTCCTGGGCCTCAGCGGCTTTCTCGAACTCTGCATCGTCGGCGAAAGCGCCGCCATGTTTCTCGGCATCCGCCCCGGCGCGAAAGTCGAGATTTCCTGGTAG
- a CDS encoding SAM hydrolase/SAM-dependent halogenase family protein, whose amino-acid sequence MRSGIITLLTDFGADSPYVAEMKGAILAVHRLATIVDLTNSVAPQNIRQGAYLLDRTCRSFPYGTVHVGVVDPGVGSQRKIIAAEIAGQFFVLPDNGLLSVAAASGEITQLREVANPKLWRSSVSATFHGRDVMGPVGAYLAAGGLWDEVGPALAEISRFDLPAVSRNPGMLCGEVLYADSFGNLVTNISRSDVGDAEIVSVEVDGRAVGPLVSTYSERKTGSPVALYGSSGQLEVSIVGGDASAWMGGSGAVQVKIEVKS is encoded by the coding sequence ATGAGGTCGGGGATCATCACGCTGCTCACCGACTTTGGCGCCGATAGTCCTTACGTCGCCGAGATGAAGGGAGCGATCCTCGCGGTTCATCGCTTGGCGACGATCGTTGATCTCACCAACAGCGTCGCGCCGCAGAACATCCGGCAAGGCGCCTATCTGCTCGATCGGACTTGCCGCAGCTTTCCCTACGGGACAGTCCACGTGGGCGTCGTCGATCCCGGCGTCGGTAGCCAGCGGAAGATCATCGCCGCCGAGATCGCGGGACAGTTCTTCGTGCTGCCTGATAATGGTTTGCTGTCGGTCGCCGCCGCCTCTGGCGAGATAACGCAACTACGTGAGGTCGCCAATCCTAAGCTGTGGCGCTCAAGCGTATCGGCCACTTTTCATGGCCGCGATGTGATGGGACCGGTTGGCGCCTATTTGGCCGCTGGCGGTTTGTGGGACGAAGTGGGACCGGCGCTGGCCGAGATCTCGCGGTTCGACCTGCCGGCGGTTTCGCGCAATCCTGGCATGCTGTGCGGCGAGGTGTTGTACGCCGATTCGTTCGGCAATCTGGTGACGAACATTTCTCGCAGCGATGTTGGCGACGCCGAGATCGTCTCGGTCGAGGTCGACGGTCGGGCGGTCGGTCCACTTGTATCGACATATAGCGAGCGAAAAACAGGTTCTCCGGTCGCACTCTACGGCTCCAGCGGCCAGTTGGAAGTCTCTATCGTTGGCGGCGATGCATCCGCTTGGATGGGGGGATCTGGGGCTGTTCAGGTAAAAATCGAAGTTAAGAGTTGA
- the gatB gene encoding Asp-tRNA(Asn)/Glu-tRNA(Gln) amidotransferase subunit GatB — protein MSESPYEIVIGLEVHVQLATNTKLFCRCSTKYGAAPNTQTCPVCLAMPGTLPVMNRHAFELAMQTACALNLEIPRFTKWDRKNYYYPDLPKGYQISQFDLPMSQKGYLLITDPKGQFEPRKVRIIRAHLEEDAGKSMHDEAAGKADSRIDLNRTGTPLLEIVSEPDMRSPLEAKAYLTELKLILEYLGVSDCNMQEGSLRVDANVNLHLLDDDGKKAATPIVEIKNMNSFRAVERAIAYEATRQYEVWQETKQKIGQVPKQTRGWDDQAQVTRGQRHKEESSDYRYFPEPDLAPVTTTEEEVAAVMASLCELPRQMRERLEAEYKIPAYDADVIVNQGRATVEYYETLAKLGGDGKLASNWVQQEVLRVQKERDLEIGGFPISPERLAELIKAVAGKEIDGTRAKDVFAEMLDSDKSAADVMKEMGIEKVDDSELENLCRELLENNPKVVADLKEGKVKAVGALIGQAKKKNPNIDPGTFRQMCIDMSASM, from the coding sequence ATGAGCGAGTCGCCCTACGAAATCGTCATTGGGCTGGAAGTTCACGTCCAACTAGCGACCAACACCAAGCTCTTCTGCCGCTGCAGCACCAAGTACGGCGCCGCGCCCAACACGCAGACCTGCCCGGTTTGCCTGGCGATGCCGGGAACGCTGCCGGTCATGAATCGTCACGCCTTTGAGCTGGCGATGCAGACCGCCTGTGCGCTGAACCTGGAGATCCCCCGCTTCACCAAGTGGGATCGCAAGAACTACTACTACCCTGACTTGCCGAAGGGTTACCAGATCAGCCAGTTCGATCTGCCGATGTCGCAAAAAGGCTATCTGCTGATCACCGATCCCAAGGGGCAGTTCGAGCCGCGTAAGGTCCGCATCATCCGGGCTCACCTCGAAGAGGACGCCGGCAAGAGCATGCATGACGAAGCGGCCGGCAAAGCTGATAGCCGCATCGACCTGAACCGGACCGGCACGCCGCTGTTGGAGATCGTCAGTGAGCCCGATATGCGTTCGCCGCTCGAAGCGAAGGCGTATCTGACCGAACTGAAGTTGATCTTGGAGTACCTCGGCGTTTCCGACTGCAACATGCAGGAAGGAAGCCTCCGCGTCGACGCCAACGTGAATCTGCATCTGCTGGACGACGACGGCAAGAAGGCCGCAACGCCGATCGTCGAGATCAAAAACATGAACAGCTTCCGCGCCGTCGAGCGAGCGATCGCCTACGAAGCGACGCGGCAGTACGAAGTTTGGCAAGAGACCAAACAGAAGATCGGCCAAGTGCCGAAGCAGACCCGCGGCTGGGACGATCAGGCTCAAGTCACCCGCGGTCAGCGGCACAAAGAAGAGTCGAGCGACTACCGCTACTTCCCCGAGCCTGACCTGGCGCCGGTCACCACGACCGAAGAAGAAGTCGCCGCCGTGATGGCCTCGCTGTGCGAACTGCCGCGGCAGATGCGCGAGCGTTTGGAAGCGGAATACAAGATTCCGGCGTACGACGCGGACGTGATCGTCAACCAAGGTCGCGCGACGGTCGAGTATTACGAAACGCTCGCCAAACTGGGCGGCGACGGCAAACTCGCCAGCAACTGGGTGCAGCAGGAAGTTCTCCGCGTTCAGAAAGAACGGGACCTGGAGATCGGCGGCTTTCCGATTTCGCCGGAGCGCTTGGCCGAACTGATCAAAGCGGTCGCCGGCAAAGAGATTGACGGCACCCGGGCAAAGGACGTTTTCGCCGAGATGCTCGACTCCGACAAGTCGGCCGCCGACGTGATGAAGGAGATGGGGATCGAGAAGGTCGACGACTCGGAACTCGAAAACCTTTGCCGCGAACTGCTCGAGAACAACCCCAAGGTCGTCGCTGACCTGAAGGAAGGAAAAGTCAAAGCGGTCGGCGCTCTCATCGGTCAGGCGAAAAAGAAGAACCCAAATATCGATCCTGGCACATTCCGTCAGATGTGCATCGATATGTCCGCCAGCATGTAA